The proteins below come from a single Plantactinospora sp. KBS50 genomic window:
- the trmB gene encoding tRNA (guanosine(46)-N7)-methyltransferase TrmB, which translates to MRATVRTFHPRRGRLSGRHLDALDRLWPRYGLPVPNEPAAGIHSAEPTAAQPHPAGTHPAGPTAAGTAAEPADPIDLAGLFGRSAPVVLEIGSGMGDATAAMAAADPERNYLAVEVHTPGIANLLAVIERRGLHNVRVADGDALVLLRRMIPPGALAAINVFFPDPWPKARHHKRRLIQPAHVALLRDRLAPGGRLNCATDLPDYAYAMRQTLDADPELGNAYPGFAPRPPERPVTKFERRAAAAGRPIFDLVYERTASGWRA; encoded by the coding sequence ATCCGGGCCACCGTCCGGACCTTCCACCCGCGTCGCGGCCGGCTCAGCGGGCGCCATCTGGACGCCCTGGACCGGCTCTGGCCCCGGTACGGCCTGCCGGTGCCGAACGAGCCGGCCGCCGGCATCCACTCCGCCGAGCCGACCGCCGCCCAGCCGCACCCCGCCGGCACGCACCCCGCCGGGCCGACCGCGGCGGGCACGGCCGCCGAGCCGGCCGACCCGATCGATCTGGCCGGGCTGTTCGGTCGGAGCGCGCCGGTGGTGCTGGAGATCGGTTCCGGGATGGGCGACGCGACCGCCGCGATGGCGGCGGCCGATCCCGAGCGCAACTACCTGGCGGTCGAGGTGCACACGCCGGGCATCGCCAACCTGCTCGCGGTGATCGAGCGGCGCGGGCTGCACAACGTACGGGTGGCCGACGGCGACGCCCTGGTCCTGCTCCGGCGGATGATCCCGCCGGGCGCGCTGGCCGCGATCAACGTCTTCTTCCCTGACCCCTGGCCCAAGGCGCGGCACCACAAGCGCCGGCTGATCCAGCCGGCGCACGTGGCGCTGCTGCGGGACCGGTTGGCGCCGGGCGGCCGGCTCAACTGCGCCACGGACCTGCCGGACTACGCGTACGCGATGCGGCAGACGCTGGACGCGGACCCGGAGCTGGGCAACGCGTACCCCGGATTCGCTCCGCGCCCGCCGGAGCGTCCGGTGACGAAGTTCGAGCGGCGGGCCGCCGCCGCCGGGCGCCCGATCTTCGACCTGGTGTACGAGCGCACGGCATCCGGTTGGCGCGCGTGA
- a CDS encoding class F sortase: MPAIHHVRRPALRPRRAPRRYAPERDRRRWFGPASVLLLLFGVFATGAGLGQASRGPWAWLSGGNKPPPRSFPVLEPSSPVKLVVRSIKVEAPVMRVGLAEDGSIAVPELAKHNQVGWYDRGPTPGQFGPAIMVGHADTRSGPSVFHDLVRLRPGARIEVSRADRSTAIFEVNSVEHFDKGKLPAQRVYGDYSRPQLRLITCGGDWLGGSVGYSDNVVAFASLIGSRKL, from the coding sequence ATGCCCGCGATCCACCACGTCCGCCGGCCGGCGTTGCGGCCGCGCCGCGCACCGCGGCGGTACGCGCCGGAGCGGGACCGGCGGCGGTGGTTCGGACCGGCCTCGGTGCTCCTGCTGCTGTTCGGCGTCTTCGCCACCGGTGCGGGGCTCGGCCAGGCCAGCCGTGGCCCGTGGGCCTGGCTCAGCGGTGGCAACAAGCCGCCGCCCCGATCGTTCCCGGTGCTGGAACCCAGCTCGCCGGTGAAGCTCGTGGTCAGATCGATCAAGGTCGAGGCGCCGGTGATGCGGGTCGGCCTGGCCGAGGACGGCTCGATCGCCGTACCGGAACTGGCCAAGCACAACCAGGTGGGCTGGTACGACCGGGGTCCCACGCCCGGGCAGTTCGGGCCGGCGATCATGGTCGGGCACGCGGACACCAGGTCCGGGCCGTCGGTCTTCCACGACCTGGTCCGGCTGCGTCCGGGCGCCCGGATCGAGGTGTCCCGCGCCGACCGGTCCACCGCGATCTTCGAGGTCAACTCGGTGGAACACTTCGACAAGGGCAAACTGCCGGCCCAGCGGGTGTACGGCGACTACAGCCGGCCCCAGTTGCGGTTGATCACCTGCGGCGGCGACTGGCTGGGCGGCAGCGTCGGCTACTCCGACAACGTGGTGGCGTTCGCCTCCCTGATCGGCTCGCGCAAGCTCTGA
- a CDS encoding alkaline phosphatase family protein, which produces MAGAVAGAPLLSPQDAAAGPLAALPSPAASGIEHIVVVCMENRSFDHLLGWLPAADGKQAGLSFADQSGTVHPTHHLTTTQGCAWSDPNHSYDGGRTEYNNGACDGWLRASDVFSIGYYQQNDLPFLGKAAPAWTVCDNFFASTMGPTFPNRLYLWGAQTDRTSNTFSFTSIPTIFDRLAAAGVSRRYYYSDVPFSAMWGLRYLGFSKSLDTFFADAAAGTLPAVSYVEPALFLEAVDGLSNDYHPHGDIRNGEAFLNRIYQAVTRGPGWPNTVLVFTFDEWGGFFDHVPPASAPDTNPAQTGLRGFRIPTLVVAPTAPRGSVAHGLYDHTSILKMIEWRYNLASLTPRDAAANNLAEVLDFGTPDLSAPQWDVPSVFVLPCFAQGGRSAAEAEAARLQENADWAWLRGAAIEAGWPLRQR; this is translated from the coding sequence GTGGCCGGTGCCGTGGCCGGCGCTCCGCTGCTGTCACCGCAGGACGCGGCCGCCGGTCCGCTGGCGGCGCTGCCCAGCCCCGCCGCCTCGGGGATCGAGCACATCGTCGTCGTGTGCATGGAGAACCGCTCCTTCGACCACCTGCTCGGCTGGCTGCCCGCCGCCGACGGCAAGCAGGCGGGGCTGTCCTTCGCGGACCAGTCGGGGACCGTGCACCCGACGCACCACCTCACCACCACCCAGGGCTGCGCCTGGTCGGACCCGAACCACTCGTACGACGGCGGGCGGACCGAATACAACAACGGTGCCTGCGACGGCTGGCTGCGGGCCAGCGACGTCTTCTCGATCGGCTACTACCAGCAGAACGACCTGCCGTTCCTCGGCAAGGCGGCACCGGCGTGGACGGTCTGCGACAACTTCTTCGCCTCCACGATGGGGCCGACCTTTCCGAACCGGCTCTACCTGTGGGGCGCGCAGACCGACCGTACCTCCAACACGTTCAGCTTCACATCCATCCCGACGATCTTCGACCGTCTCGCCGCGGCCGGCGTCTCGCGCCGCTACTACTACTCGGACGTGCCGTTCTCGGCCATGTGGGGGCTGCGGTACCTGGGCTTCAGCAAGAGCCTGGACACGTTCTTCGCCGACGCCGCGGCCGGCACGCTGCCCGCGGTCAGCTACGTGGAGCCGGCCCTGTTCCTGGAGGCGGTCGACGGCCTGTCCAACGACTACCACCCGCACGGCGACATCCGTAACGGCGAGGCGTTTCTCAACCGGATCTACCAGGCGGTCACCCGCGGACCGGGGTGGCCGAACACGGTGCTGGTCTTCACCTTCGACGAGTGGGGCGGCTTCTTCGACCACGTGCCGCCGGCCAGCGCGCCGGACACCAACCCCGCGCAGACCGGCCTGCGCGGCTTCCGCATCCCCACCCTCGTCGTCGCGCCGACGGCCCCGCGCGGGTCGGTGGCACACGGCCTGTACGACCACACATCCATCCTCAAGATGATCGAGTGGCGGTACAACCTGGCGTCGCTGACCCCGCGGGACGCGGCGGCCAACAACCTGGCCGAGGTGCTCGACTTCGGCACGCCCGACCTGAGCGCCCCGCAGTGGGACGTGCCGAGCGTGTTCGTGCTGCCCTGCTTCGCCCAGGGCGGGCGGAGCGCCGCCGAGGCCGAGGCCGCCCGGTTGCAGGAGAACGCCGACTGGGCCTGGCTGCGCGGCGCCGCGATCGAGGCCGGCTGGCCGCTGAGGCAGCGGTAG